A genomic window from Parasteatoda tepidariorum isolate YZ-2023 chromosome 10, CAS_Ptep_4.0, whole genome shotgun sequence includes:
- the LOC139426909 gene encoding histone-lysine N-methyltransferase SETMAR-like, producing MELTREHFHALIFYDFIAGLNQEECVQLLQLAFGDESPARATVFRWFKEFSRDGNFLQDEENTGRPPSAVIPDNVSVIRKMLKDDNRCTYQIIQKELNIGSAAIHKIIHKELRMKKVVCHWVPHNLTEHQKEERVRIGKETLKLQNNGGHRIISKIVKVDETNIPFFDVPTRQKSKVWVFEDDLMPTVVKRQRALKEVPLSSEEWDWSKPSNWKDRRQ from the coding sequence ATGGAGTTGACGCGAGAACATTTTCACGCTTTGATTTTCTACGATTTTATAGCAGGATTAAATCAAGAAGAATGCGTTCAACTGTTGCAATTAGCATTTGGTGATGAATCTCCAGCTCGTGCTACTGTATTCAGATGGTTTAAAGAATTTAGCAGAGATGGTAATTTTCTTCAGGATGAAGAAAACACAGGAAGGCCGCCGTCGGCAGTGATCCCGGATAATGTGTCTGTAATACGAAAAATGTTAAAGGATGATAATCGCTGTACCTATCAAATTATACAGAAGGAACTTAACATTGGATCCGCAGCCATacacaaaattattcataagGAATTACGaatgaaaaaagtagtttgcCATTGGGTTCCCCATAATCTAACTGAGCACCAAAAAGAGGAGCGTGTCAGAATCGGTAAAGAAActcttaaattgcaaaataatggTGGCCACcgcattatttctaaaattgtaaaGGTTGATGAAACGAACATACCGTTTTTTGACGTTCCAACGCGTCAAAAAAGCAAAGTATGGGTCTTTGAAGATGATCTCATGCCAACAGTGGTGAAAAGACAACGCGCACTGAAAGAAGTGCCGCTTTCTTCAGAAGAATGGGATTGGTCAAAGCCATCAAATTGGAAGGACAGAAGACAATAA